Proteins encoded within one genomic window of Chiloscyllium punctatum isolate Juve2018m chromosome 7, sChiPun1.3, whole genome shotgun sequence:
- the tmem69 gene encoding transmembrane protein 69, protein MFAFLVRRCWKTTDRVQKLLQFPNESRNIMSYNLLSSCTQRRFRSLQAVKYLQKSTFFRTQTSNFHVSYQASKIKKAEEPEKRELDLLRYDFRELKNSPKPALYLCYGGLIPFVSAPLGMAITETYFPELAFAQIAYGAAILSFVGGIRWGFSIPENSPAKPDWLNLGNSVVPSLLAWIALLFHDNLTEATILIIMGLGIALHYDLALLEGYPSWLRALRTVLTVIATFSLVATLIMKNTYPEKKLLPDKK, encoded by the exons ATGTTTGCTTTCTTGGTgagaagatgctggaaaacaaCTGATAGA GTTCAGAAATTACTTCAGTTTCCAAATGAATCAAGAAACATCATGTCCTATAACTTATTGAGCTCTTGCACGCAAAGAAGATTTAGGAGCCTTCAAGCCGTCAAGTACTTGCAAAAATCTACATTTTTCAGGACTCAGACAAGCAATTTTCATGTATCATATCAAGCATCCAAGATAAAGAAAGCAGAGGAACCAGAGAAACGTGAATTAGACTTACTACGATATGATTTCAGAGAATTGAAAAACAGCCCCAAACCAGCCCTCTATCTTTGCTATGGTGGATTAATTCCTTTTGTATCAGCTCCCCTTGGaatggccataacagagacatatTTTCCTGAACTAGCTTTTGCTCAAATTGCATATGGAGCAGCAATTCTGTCTTTTGTTGGAGGAATAAGATGGGGATTTTCAATTCCAGAAAACAGCCCTGCAAAACCTGACTGGTTGAATCTGGGAAACAGTGTGGTTCCTTCTTTGTTAGCCTGGATAGCCCTACTCTTTCATGATAATCTGACTGAAGCAACAATTCTGATTATCATGGGTCTCGGTATAGCATTGCATTATGACTTAGCCTTACTTGAAGGTTATCCAAGTTGGCTCAGAGCTCTTCGAACAGTGCTGACTGTGATAGCAACATTTTCCTTGGTTGCCACATTAATAATGAAAAATACATATCCTGAAAAAAAGCTATTGCCAGATAAAAAATAA